The proteins below are encoded in one region of Paenibacillus albus:
- a CDS encoding sensor histidine kinase, with protein sequence MKIRTKLIFANLFIMLLLLSSLTYVLMERSSDLVYDNMVENADLSLSQVAVNLDHTLGAYEEIANTLYLNSALQDMLMTNYPDLRDAYNDYFAKFEPLDSAMKLTQNVSHLKIYTDNPSFVFANFHLIDDEVLQSDWYKKVMNNPFGTYWTASYMNEFPEERVFSLRKRLNKENPLSPLIVSIEVNISVLQDLVNEESKTKRFIFTMPDGVTLLDSSVKSPIDKLNQLPFYNRIMKSDRGSFTYEDGKEKVQVLFHTLDSRNVVKGMKVITMIPLTEFMPKINQLKSLAILLLGAAMLISAMLILGFSVGLTRRFSELSLKMRRVHKDNFESFIEVKGKDEVAQLGQIFNLMVKRLGQLVTETYQAKIDRQDQELRTKEAELYALQAQIKPHFLFNILNTIRGKLLISGDRDNARIIGLLAKSIRAMLKNGGQQIELTEEAQFVDRYLQLQSYRYVDKFAYAIDIPESLLMSTIPRMSLQPLVENAIVHGVELNEAFSTIRVTGKCCEGEIRLSVEDDGLGISPQRLAEINQWLTEGKALSRDSHIGLQNVHRRLKDLYGEAYGLVVESVEGQGTKVTMIIPDRRETRGDGDV encoded by the coding sequence ATGAAAATTCGCACCAAGCTGATCTTCGCCAATCTGTTCATCATGCTTCTACTGCTTAGCTCGTTAACCTATGTCCTAATGGAGCGCAGCAGCGATCTCGTCTACGATAATATGGTCGAGAACGCGGATTTATCGTTGTCCCAGGTCGCGGTCAACTTGGATCATACACTAGGCGCTTACGAAGAAATCGCGAACACGCTTTATTTGAATTCGGCGCTGCAAGACATGCTGATGACGAATTACCCGGATCTTCGGGATGCCTATAATGATTATTTTGCCAAATTCGAACCGCTCGACTCGGCGATGAAGCTGACGCAGAACGTTTCTCACCTCAAAATTTACACGGACAATCCGTCCTTTGTCTTCGCGAACTTCCATCTCATCGACGATGAAGTTCTGCAGAGCGACTGGTACAAGAAAGTGATGAACAACCCGTTTGGCACCTATTGGACAGCCTCATACATGAACGAATTTCCGGAGGAGCGGGTGTTTAGTCTGCGCAAGCGGTTGAATAAAGAAAACCCGCTCTCGCCGCTCATCGTCTCGATCGAGGTTAATATTAGCGTGCTCCAAGATCTTGTCAACGAGGAGAGCAAGACCAAACGGTTTATTTTCACAATGCCAGACGGGGTGACTTTGCTGGATTCATCTGTGAAATCACCGATCGACAAGCTGAACCAGCTGCCGTTTTACAACCGAATCATGAAGAGCGATAGAGGCAGCTTTACCTACGAAGATGGCAAAGAGAAGGTTCAAGTGCTCTTCCATACGCTCGACTCGCGGAACGTCGTCAAAGGCATGAAGGTCATTACGATGATTCCGCTCACGGAATTCATGCCGAAGATCAATCAATTGAAATCGCTGGCTATCTTGCTTCTTGGCGCGGCCATGCTGATCTCCGCCATGCTTATCCTTGGCTTCTCGGTTGGCTTAACGCGCAGGTTCAGCGAGCTTTCCCTCAAGATGAGGCGCGTGCATAAGGATAATTTCGAGAGCTTCATCGAAGTAAAGGGCAAGGACGAAGTCGCACAGCTTGGTCAAATCTTCAATCTCATGGTGAAACGGCTAGGGCAGCTGGTGACCGAGACCTATCAAGCAAAGATCGATCGTCAGGATCAGGAGCTGCGGACGAAGGAAGCAGAATTGTACGCGCTTCAGGCGCAAATTAAGCCGCATTTTCTGTTCAATATTTTGAACACGATCCGAGGCAAGCTGCTTATTTCCGGAGACCGGGACAATGCGCGCATTATCGGGTTGCTCGCCAAATCGATCCGCGCGATGCTGAAGAACGGCGGCCAGCAAATCGAGCTGACGGAGGAGGCTCAATTCGTCGACCGGTATTTGCAGCTGCAATCGTACCGTTACGTCGATAAGTTCGCTTACGCGATCGATATTCCGGAATCGCTGCTTATGAGTACGATTCCCCGCATGTCGCTGCAGCCGCTTGTAGAGAACGCGATCGTCCACGGCGTCGAGCTGAACGAAGCTTTCTCCACCATTCGCGTCACGGGGAAGTGCTGCGAGGGGGAGATTCGATTGTCGGTCGAAGATGATGGACTCGGAATATCCCCGCAGCGGCTGGCCGAGATCAATCAGTGGCTGACGGAAGGCAAGGCGCTGTCGCGCGACTCGCATATCGGCTTGCAGAACGTGCATCGCAGATTAAAGGATCTGTACGGCGAAGCCTATGGATTGGTTGTCGAAAGCGTGGAAGGGCAAGGCACGAAGGTGACGATGATCATCCCCGATAGGCGGGAGACGCGAGGTGACGGTGATGTATGA
- a CDS encoding ABC transporter permease: MRKVLTEHQPAAMRRPAVAKSRPLWRTLYLQRYLLLMTVPFVIWALIFSYGPLWGWIMAFQKYKLGLGIWHSPFVGLDNFKELFKDDDFYPALRNTLVMAVMNLVTGFVGAIVLALMLNEVKNKLFKRTIQTITYIPHFVSWVVIANIVITFLSPDGGMINAFLMKLGFIHEPIYFMTKEGFFWYIQTAANLWKEIGWSTIIYLAVLASLNPEHYEAADIDGASRFQKMRYISLPGIMPTAILLLIMSLGWLIQGGYESQYLLGNDVVSGHSEVLDLYALRYSTEIGDFSYGVAISMFKSFVSIVLVVAVNLFARKTQQSRLF, translated from the coding sequence AGCGCTATTTGCTCCTAATGACGGTGCCCTTCGTCATCTGGGCACTGATCTTCTCTTACGGCCCGTTATGGGGCTGGATCATGGCCTTTCAGAAATATAAGCTAGGCCTTGGCATCTGGCATAGTCCTTTCGTTGGCCTCGATAATTTCAAAGAGCTGTTTAAGGACGATGATTTCTACCCAGCGCTGCGCAATACGCTGGTCATGGCCGTCATGAACCTCGTTACGGGATTCGTCGGGGCGATTGTGCTGGCACTCATGCTGAACGAAGTGAAGAACAAGTTATTCAAGCGGACCATCCAAACGATCACCTACATCCCGCATTTCGTCTCTTGGGTCGTTATCGCGAATATCGTTATCACGTTCCTGTCGCCGGATGGGGGCATGATCAACGCATTTCTGATGAAGCTTGGCTTCATCCACGAGCCGATCTACTTCATGACGAAGGAAGGCTTCTTCTGGTACATCCAGACGGCAGCGAACCTATGGAAGGAAATTGGCTGGAGCACAATCATCTATTTAGCGGTATTGGCGAGCTTAAATCCCGAGCATTATGAAGCCGCGGATATCGACGGCGCGAGCCGGTTCCAGAAGATGCGGTATATCTCGTTGCCCGGCATCATGCCGACCGCCATTCTTCTGCTGATCATGTCGCTCGGCTGGCTGATCCAAGGCGGTTACGAATCGCAGTATCTGCTCGGCAACGACGTTGTCAGCGGGCATTCCGAGGTACTCGATCTGTACGCGCTGCGGTATTCAACCGAAATCGGCGATTTCTCGTATGGGGTAGCGATCAGCATGTTCAAATCGTTCGTTTCGATCGTCCTCGTCGTCGCCGTCAACCTATTCGCCAGAAAGACCCAGCAATCACGGCTATTCTAG
- a CDS encoding phytanoyl-CoA dioxygenase family protein yields MNKVTPPITTPLTQAQIDQFHDDGFLLIKNGCSADLIDAYNGHIYDLRNMDPMPEWAACEPSKRYSVRLFNPHLHDGFAAQMMKLPIIRGTLAQMMGREAVGIQSMFFYKEPGAPGQAAHQDFYYIKNDPMTMIAAWIAMEEHVDEENGCLWVIPKSHRLGLLPHGAVKNLDEHEPWTDETEGIDLTKQVPVIMEKGDILFFHELLIHSSGRNRSTDRWRRSYVCHYIREDATTPRMDLQKKFMLY; encoded by the coding sequence ATGAACAAAGTAACTCCGCCAATTACAACACCTTTAACGCAAGCACAGATAGATCAATTCCATGATGATGGCTTTCTGCTGATCAAGAACGGCTGCTCCGCTGATCTGATAGATGCCTATAACGGACATATCTACGATCTGCGAAATATGGACCCGATGCCGGAATGGGCGGCATGTGAGCCGAGCAAGCGCTACTCCGTTCGCCTCTTCAATCCGCATCTGCATGACGGCTTCGCGGCACAGATGATGAAGCTTCCTATCATTCGTGGAACTCTTGCTCAAATGATGGGTCGCGAGGCGGTCGGCATTCAGAGCATGTTCTTCTATAAAGAACCCGGAGCGCCAGGGCAGGCTGCTCATCAGGACTTCTACTATATTAAGAACGATCCGATGACGATGATTGCCGCATGGATCGCAATGGAAGAGCATGTCGATGAAGAGAATGGCTGCCTGTGGGTCATTCCGAAGTCGCATCGCCTTGGCCTTCTGCCACATGGAGCGGTGAAGAATCTCGATGAGCATGAGCCTTGGACGGATGAGACGGAAGGCATCGACCTTACGAAGCAAGTTCCAGTCATCATGGAGAAAGGCGACATCCTCTTCTTCCATGAGCTGCTCATTCATTCCTCTGGACGCAACCGCAGCACGGATCGCTGGCGCCGTTCTTACGTTTGCCACTATATCCGCGAGGATGCAACGACTCCGCGCATGGATTTGCAGAAGAAGTTCATGCTCTACTAA
- a CDS encoding beta-galactosidase: MLFGVCYYPEHWPEERWGTDARMMKEAGMNVVRIGEFAWSKLEPREGEYDFSWLDRIIDLMTEHGIRVILGTPTATPPKWLMDKHPEIYMRDKFGHVRGFGNRRHYCYNSASYYPYITTIVEKLASRYASHPGVMAWQIDNEFGCNETTRCYCDACKLAFQVWLQGKYGDIDAMNERWGTVFWSQIYNEWLEVVLPANTPFPLHNPGLELDYRRFASDSVVKFQKLQIDLIKQYAPHQAVTHNMMGAFNEVDDFELSKELDIASWDNYPNLMFTRDVNPAIAAMQHDMTRGLKGRNFWVMEHQSGQPGGNIMFPTPRPGELRRWTYQSIAHGADGILYFRWRGCLFGAEQFWHAILQHDGKEGRKYNETKQVGEELKRVASLLEGSANASRAAMVRSFDNEWAFEIQPHIMNYSYMDHFTSYYQYFYDHGIGMDIISPNDDFTNYRLLVLSNFIMATDDMVERLYAFVEGGGSLVLDYRAGAKDWDNRMEPLTLPGKFADLLGITVEEYGVMYKDDTRRIKVEGHDEDYRGGKWFDVIVPRGAESMAVFDEDYYAGSPAVTKHVYGKGTAYYIGTELDSALRDLIFNEISICSKVAAHRGSGIRVPHGVELVSRVKVDKTLWFVINHTVKAADILLDGVYEDGLSGRKLAKGISVLEGNGVWMLLEIEAPSE, from the coding sequence ATGTTGTTCGGAGTGTGCTATTATCCGGAGCATTGGCCGGAGGAGCGCTGGGGAACGGATGCTCGGATGATGAAAGAAGCGGGCATGAACGTCGTGCGGATCGGTGAATTCGCATGGTCGAAGCTCGAGCCCCGGGAAGGCGAGTACGACTTCTCATGGCTCGACCGAATCATTGATTTAATGACCGAGCATGGGATTCGCGTCATTCTTGGGACTCCGACCGCAACTCCGCCGAAATGGTTGATGGATAAGCATCCGGAGATCTATATGCGCGATAAATTCGGGCATGTCCGGGGATTCGGCAATCGCAGACATTATTGTTATAACAGCGCATCCTACTATCCCTACATAACGACGATCGTGGAGAAGCTGGCCAGCCGTTATGCGAGCCACCCCGGCGTTATGGCTTGGCAAATCGACAACGAATTCGGCTGCAACGAGACGACCCGCTGCTATTGCGATGCTTGCAAACTGGCTTTCCAAGTCTGGCTGCAAGGCAAATACGGCGATATTGACGCCATGAACGAGCGCTGGGGCACCGTATTCTGGAGCCAGATCTACAATGAATGGCTTGAGGTTGTTCTGCCCGCGAATACGCCGTTCCCGCTCCATAATCCCGGTCTTGAGCTGGATTACCGCCGGTTCGCGTCGGATTCGGTCGTGAAATTCCAGAAGCTGCAGATTGATCTGATCAAGCAATACGCGCCGCATCAGGCGGTAACGCATAACATGATGGGCGCGTTTAACGAGGTCGACGATTTCGAGCTGTCTAAGGAGCTTGATATCGCCTCATGGGATAACTATCCCAATCTGATGTTCACAAGGGACGTCAACCCGGCAATCGCGGCGATGCAGCATGACATGACTCGCGGCTTGAAAGGGAGGAATTTCTGGGTCATGGAGCATCAGAGCGGTCAACCCGGCGGTAACATCATGTTTCCGACACCGAGGCCGGGAGAGCTTCGCAGATGGACCTATCAATCGATCGCGCACGGCGCGGACGGTATCTTGTATTTCCGCTGGCGGGGCTGCCTCTTCGGCGCCGAGCAGTTCTGGCATGCCATTCTGCAGCATGACGGCAAGGAAGGGCGGAAATACAACGAAACGAAGCAGGTCGGCGAAGAGCTGAAGCGGGTCGCTTCGTTGCTGGAAGGATCGGCGAACGCGTCTCGGGCGGCGATGGTCCGTTCTTTCGATAATGAATGGGCGTTTGAAATCCAACCCCATATCATGAACTATTCGTACATGGATCATTTTACAAGCTATTATCAGTATTTCTATGATCATGGCATCGGTATGGACATCATCTCGCCGAATGATGATTTCACAAACTATCGATTGCTTGTGCTATCGAACTTCATCATGGCTACGGATGACATGGTTGAGCGGCTATATGCCTTCGTTGAAGGGGGCGGCTCGCTCGTTCTCGACTACCGGGCCGGCGCGAAGGATTGGGACAATCGCATGGAGCCGCTCACGCTGCCTGGAAAATTCGCAGACCTGCTCGGCATTACAGTTGAGGAATATGGGGTTATGTATAAGGACGATACGCGCCGGATAAAAGTCGAGGGCCATGACGAAGACTACCGTGGCGGAAAATGGTTCGATGTCATCGTACCTCGGGGCGCGGAGTCGATGGCGGTCTTCGACGAAGACTATTATGCCGGCAGCCCGGCGGTCACGAAGCATGTTTACGGAAAAGGCACAGCCTATTATATCGGGACAGAGCTCGATTCTGCGCTGCGCGATCTTATCTTCAATGAAATTTCCATCTGTAGTAAAGTAGCGGCGCACAGAGGTTCAGGCATACGCGTACCGCATGGAGTCGAGCTGGTGTCCCGTGTCAAAGTCGACAAGACGTTGTGGTTCGTCATCAATCATACTGTTAAAGCAGCGGATATTCTGCTGGACGGAGTGTACGAAGACGGCTTGTCTGGCCGTAAGCTTGCGAAAGGGATATCGGTGCTGGAAGGAAACGGAGTTTGGATGCTGTTGGAAATCGAGGCTCCATCCGAGTGA
- a CDS encoding Dabb family protein, with translation MFEHLVIFKFNDRITSEKEQELLAQLLAFKGAIPGIVDVSAGINVTEETDNIHGYSLGLRVTFEDKEALRAYGPNPIHQAFVQQLGGLLENVVVVDYPIA, from the coding sequence TTGTTTGAGCATCTCGTCATTTTCAAATTCAACGATCGTATTACATCTGAGAAAGAGCAGGAGCTGCTTGCTCAGCTGCTGGCTTTCAAAGGCGCCATCCCTGGCATTGTTGATGTCAGTGCCGGCATTAATGTGACGGAAGAAACGGATAATATCCATGGCTATTCTCTCGGCCTTCGGGTGACGTTCGAGGACAAGGAAGCGCTTCGCGCTTATGGTCCGAATCCGATTCACCAAGCGTTCGTGCAGCAGCTCGGCGGCTTGCTTGAGAATGTTGTCGTTGTTGACTACCCCATCGCATAA
- a CDS encoding phosphotransferase, translating into MENLQFLFENPITKQSELSPGYDDHASDVWLVKTENEEVVVRTTRMIERPNNDFWYGCNKLFGVDPRNVYEMEHINNSLSKYSLIPVPKVIRKGSKDDRQFVVVEKLEGVVCRSFIDQPKSLIDSLGEGIASIHKYKSDYMGTISGSSKILAENFHNELIDTMSELVGKYYKDDFQAQKLLPLMIAMLRNAPTPTHSSFILVDMDPSQFITNSEVVTGLVDTEVYVLGPREFDFIGLEYVMNKDSADIFKKAYQKHLSLPHLELYRIPYRFFYRLLRVQGSVAWDDWLNYPHLF; encoded by the coding sequence TTGGAGAACTTGCAGTTTTTATTTGAGAATCCTATAACTAAGCAATCGGAATTAAGTCCTGGATATGACGATCATGCTAGCGATGTATGGTTAGTAAAAACAGAGAATGAAGAGGTCGTTGTTCGAACAACAAGGATGATAGAGAGACCTAATAACGACTTTTGGTATGGATGCAATAAGTTGTTCGGGGTAGACCCAAGGAATGTCTATGAGATGGAGCATATTAATAACAGCTTGAGCAAGTACAGCTTAATTCCAGTCCCTAAAGTTATAAGGAAAGGAAGCAAGGACGATAGGCAATTTGTAGTTGTAGAAAAACTAGAAGGGGTAGTATGTCGATCTTTCATAGATCAGCCTAAATCATTAATTGATAGCTTAGGTGAGGGAATAGCAAGCATACATAAATATAAATCTGATTACATGGGAACGATTTCGGGTAGTTCTAAAATTCTCGCAGAAAACTTTCATAATGAGTTAATTGATACGATGAGCGAATTGGTTGGAAAATATTACAAAGATGACTTTCAAGCGCAAAAATTACTACCTCTCATGATAGCCATGCTCAGGAACGCACCTACTCCAACTCATTCATCATTTATTCTAGTCGACATGGACCCATCTCAATTTATAACTAATAGTGAGGTAGTTACAGGTCTTGTTGATACTGAAGTATATGTGCTAGGTCCAAGGGAATTCGATTTCATTGGTTTGGAATATGTAATGAATAAGGATTCCGCTGATATTTTTAAAAAGGCATATCAGAAACATTTATCGCTGCCTCACTTGGAGTTGTATAGAATTCCATATCGATTCTTTTATCGTTTACTAAGAGTTCAAGGAAGCGTAGCTTGGGATGATTGGTTAAATTACCCTCATTTATTTTGA
- a CDS encoding carbohydrate ABC transporter permease: MFRDRSFGDYAFTATNSLGLALLGFVTLFPFIHLLAISLNEPLDLIKGGITWLPRKLSWFNYDYVFSNKNLFRAAFVSIARTFVGTFLGVMCTAMIAYALSRREFIFRKPFNLYFVLTLYVNGGLIPGYLLIKQIGLMNNFWVYILPILVSAYNVMIMRSYFEQLPEGVVESAKIDGANDLQTLFRIIMPISMPVVATITLFIGVQHWNSWFDNYLYTSRSQSLSLMQYELMKVLLESVNQSAVTASSLNANNVAQLSPQSIRAALTIVVTVPILLVYPFLQKYFVKGITMSAMKE, translated from the coding sequence ATGTTTCGGGACCGCTCATTCGGGGATTACGCGTTTACGGCTACCAATTCGCTCGGCCTGGCTTTGCTTGGTTTCGTCACGCTTTTTCCATTCATTCATCTGCTTGCTATCTCGCTCAATGAGCCGCTTGATCTCATTAAGGGAGGCATTACCTGGCTACCTCGCAAGCTCTCATGGTTTAATTATGATTACGTCTTCAGCAACAAAAACTTATTCCGGGCAGCGTTCGTCTCCATCGCGAGAACGTTCGTCGGCACCTTCCTAGGAGTCATGTGCACGGCGATGATCGCTTACGCGCTGAGCCGAAGGGAATTTATATTCCGCAAACCGTTCAATCTGTACTTTGTGCTCACGCTCTATGTCAACGGCGGCCTTATTCCAGGCTACCTGCTGATCAAGCAAATCGGGCTCATGAACAACTTCTGGGTCTACATCTTGCCGATTCTTGTCAGCGCTTACAACGTGATGATTATGCGCAGCTACTTCGAGCAGCTTCCCGAAGGGGTTGTGGAATCGGCCAAGATCGACGGTGCGAATGATTTGCAAACGCTGTTTCGCATCATCATGCCAATCAGCATGCCCGTCGTGGCGACAATTACTTTGTTCATTGGCGTACAACATTGGAACTCTTGGTTCGATAATTATTTATATACGAGCCGCAGCCAAAGCCTCAGCCTGATGCAATATGAGTTAATGAAAGTGCTTCTGGAGTCCGTTAACCAATCGGCGGTTACCGCAAGCTCGTTGAATGCGAACAACGTCGCTCAATTGAGCCCGCAGTCCATTCGCGCCGCGTTGACGATCGTCGTCACGGTGCCGATCCTTCTTGTCTATCCGTTTCTTCAGAAGTACTTCGTGAAAGGTATAACGATGTCAGCCATGAAAGAATAA
- a CDS encoding response regulator, with protein sequence MYDVLIVEDEPIARESLKYLIDWRALGFEIKGEAENGQQAIEMMRSHYYSLVLTDIRMPVMSGLDFVAELRKFSNAEVIILTGYDDFEYARQGLKLGVQDYMLKPVDEDDLAIVVDRIREDLNEKYRTRKQLNLGVSALRDQFFKKWAHGGMKVREFEEQMKLLNMPLAWPSFCCLVVEMDFVHSLHAYWTDQEMSLKRFAIRNIIEDICSQVGHVFEESEERFAIVCSGGEREERGGDEGLKQILALAERLASSIALYAKEAVSIGVGRIVIASEDVPLSFTAAERALDGKFLSGKNAILTGVQREGADLEQTELRAMEENVIEAMRSFRHDLLSAALLQLKEAYRSSSVPPGIIKLRVLEQLVQLFHLVKEAGANQALLFDSGFGDYDRVMSIRTIDDLYQFLENKCLSAFELLMRIKEQPANKVFLTVQKLVLEQFQTPISLRSIAQQVYMNPYYLGKLFKANAGLSFNEYLQQVRMDKAKELLRRTDKKVYEIAQEVGFGELDWFYKRFKLYTGLSAGEYRSSFQPQSKE encoded by the coding sequence ATGTATGACGTATTGATTGTGGAAGACGAACCGATTGCACGGGAGTCGCTGAAATACTTGATCGATTGGCGGGCACTGGGGTTTGAGATCAAAGGCGAGGCCGAGAACGGACAGCAGGCGATAGAGATGATGCGAAGCCACTATTATTCGCTCGTGTTGACCGATATTCGCATGCCGGTCATGAGCGGCCTTGATTTCGTGGCGGAGCTGCGGAAGTTCTCGAACGCGGAGGTTATTATTCTGACCGGGTACGACGACTTCGAATATGCAAGGCAAGGATTGAAGCTAGGCGTTCAGGATTACATGCTGAAGCCGGTGGACGAGGACGACCTCGCAATCGTAGTCGACCGGATTCGCGAGGACCTCAATGAGAAATATCGGACGCGTAAACAGCTGAACCTCGGGGTATCCGCGCTTCGCGACCAATTTTTCAAGAAATGGGCACACGGCGGGATGAAAGTCCGTGAGTTCGAGGAACAAATGAAGCTGCTGAATATGCCGCTCGCCTGGCCGTCGTTCTGCTGCCTTGTCGTGGAAATGGACTTCGTCCATTCGCTTCATGCGTATTGGACGGACCAGGAGATGTCGCTTAAGCGCTTCGCGATTCGGAACATCATCGAAGATATATGCTCCCAAGTCGGCCATGTGTTCGAAGAATCAGAGGAACGCTTCGCGATTGTCTGCAGCGGCGGTGAACGGGAAGAAAGAGGCGGGGATGAAGGCCTTAAACAGATACTCGCACTGGCGGAACGACTGGCGTCTTCCATTGCCTTGTACGCCAAGGAAGCAGTGAGCATCGGCGTTGGCCGCATCGTCATAGCGAGCGAAGACGTGCCGCTCTCGTTCACGGCGGCGGAGAGAGCGTTGGACGGTAAATTCTTGAGCGGCAAGAATGCCATCTTGACGGGCGTGCAGCGCGAGGGGGCGGATCTGGAACAGACGGAGCTTCGCGCCATGGAAGAGAACGTCATCGAAGCGATGCGCAGCTTCCGCCACGATCTGCTCAGCGCGGCTCTCCTTCAACTGAAGGAAGCGTATCGATCTAGCAGCGTGCCGCCCGGCATCATCAAGCTTCGGGTGCTGGAACAGCTCGTACAGCTGTTCCATCTCGTGAAGGAAGCCGGCGCGAATCAGGCGCTGCTGTTCGATTCGGGCTTTGGCGACTACGACCGCGTGATGTCGATCCGAACCATTGATGATTTGTATCAGTTTCTTGAGAACAAATGCCTATCTGCCTTCGAGCTGCTGATGCGGATAAAGGAGCAGCCGGCGAACAAAGTGTTCTTGACCGTGCAGAAGCTCGTCTTGGAACAATTCCAGACACCAATCAGCTTGCGCAGCATCGCGCAGCAGGTATATATGAATCCGTATTACCTTGGCAAGCTGTTCAAGGCGAATGCGGGCCTATCGTTTAATGAATATTTACAACAGGTCCGAATGGATAAAGCGAAGGAGCTGCTTCGCCGCACGGACAAGAAGGTATACGAAATCGCGCAGGAGGTTGGGTTCGGGGAACTCGACTGGTTCTATAAACGGTTCAAATTATATACGGGACTGAGCGCGGGCGAGTATCGGTCGTCGTTTCAGCCTCAATCGAAGGAGTGA
- a CDS encoding extracellular solute-binding protein, which translates to MKAKTVKRTLALLSITCMTALVFTACSSSNNNGGNTTDNANKPATSNNGGNAAANGEENKAATTPDLSPITFSISTSDNKLNWDNPVSQKLTEKTGATLKYDLIVGDEKQKWDIWLAGGDYPDIMPLDPEHVKKYKDAGAIIPLNDLIDQYGPHIKEKYGDYYNLLKSDDGSIDSISSVLLNKEASPDAVPNFVVQYDVLKEAGYPTIKTLDQLYDVIAAYVKNHPKIDGKETIGYTAAMADWIMDAEFNNPITFAAGQIDHGNFRIGGDGKVTYNPLTDDAKTYDQFLNKLYANGLLDKETFSLNMDGMRAKMAQGRVLAAFAPGWIMGDTEKSLRAASKPERAYAHIPIYFNENVVDHNNTITPIGTGTGQWVITKNAKNPERIMQFIDYLFSDEGQVLTHWGVEDKDYSVVDGKRVENPDKIKNMASDPDYMYKTGLKSVSSGPAGEWFSLGNGTKLADGDYATPTTKDSVIRDYDDMTKEVLAKYGKTVWADFLPPVEKVPGYLWQLTPPDSTKVQQQKISADWRKGIPKLIMSKNADEFEQNWNAMKDNISKDGLADYEAAFTTLWGDFVSKYEAQLGGN; encoded by the coding sequence ATGAAAGCCAAAACAGTCAAACGAACACTGGCGTTACTCTCAATCACCTGCATGACGGCGCTAGTATTCACGGCATGTTCTTCCTCCAACAACAACGGGGGGAATACGACGGATAACGCCAACAAACCGGCAACGTCGAACAATGGGGGCAATGCAGCCGCGAACGGCGAAGAGAATAAGGCGGCGACGACGCCGGACTTGTCGCCGATTACGTTCTCGATCAGCACAAGCGACAACAAGCTGAACTGGGACAATCCGGTCAGCCAGAAGCTGACGGAGAAGACAGGCGCGACGCTGAAATACGATCTAATCGTCGGCGACGAGAAGCAAAAATGGGATATTTGGCTTGCCGGCGGCGACTATCCGGACATTATGCCGCTCGATCCCGAGCACGTCAAGAAGTACAAGGATGCTGGAGCGATCATTCCGCTGAACGATCTGATCGACCAATATGGGCCTCATATCAAAGAAAAATACGGCGATTATTACAATCTGCTTAAATCCGACGACGGCAGCATCGACTCCATCTCGAGCGTGCTGTTGAATAAAGAAGCGTCCCCGGACGCGGTGCCGAACTTCGTCGTCCAATATGACGTGCTGAAAGAAGCGGGCTACCCGACAATCAAAACGCTGGATCAGCTTTATGATGTCATTGCTGCATACGTGAAGAACCACCCGAAGATCGACGGCAAGGAAACGATCGGCTATACAGCGGCGATGGCTGACTGGATCATGGACGCTGAGTTCAATAACCCGATTACGTTCGCGGCAGGTCAGATCGACCACGGCAACTTCCGCATCGGCGGCGATGGCAAGGTGACGTACAATCCGCTGACAGACGATGCGAAGACGTATGATCAATTCTTGAATAAACTGTACGCGAATGGACTGCTGGACAAAGAAACGTTCTCGCTCAACATGGACGGCATGCGTGCGAAGATGGCGCAAGGACGCGTCCTTGCAGCATTCGCTCCGGGCTGGATCATGGGTGATACGGAGAAGTCGCTTCGTGCAGCCAGCAAGCCGGAACGCGCATACGCTCATATTCCGATTTACTTCAACGAGAACGTCGTCGACCATAACAACACGATTACTCCAATCGGCACAGGCACCGGCCAATGGGTCATTACGAAGAATGCGAAAAACCCGGAACGTATCATGCAATTCATCGATTATCTATTCTCCGATGAAGGTCAAGTCCTTACGCACTGGGGCGTTGAAGACAAAGATTATTCCGTGGTAGATGGCAAGCGCGTCGAGAATCCAGACAAAATCAAAAATATGGCTTCCGATCCCGATTACATGTACAAAACCGGTTTGAAGAGCGTCAGCAGCGGACCGGCTGGCGAGTGGTTCTCGCTCGGCAACGGAACGAAGCTTGCCGACGGCGACTATGCGACGCCGACTACCAAAGATTCAGTAATCAGAGACTACGATGATATGACGAAAGAAGTGCTCGCGAAATACGGCAAAACCGTTTGGGCAGACTTCCTGCCGCCTGTCGAGAAGGTGCCGGGCTACCTGTGGCAGCTGACGCCGCCGGACAGCACCAAAGTCCAGCAACAGAAGATTAGCGCCGACTGGCGTAAAGGTATTCCGAAATTGATCATGTCCAAGAATGCAGACGAATTCGAGCAGAACTGGAATGCGATGAAGGATAACATCTCGAAAGACGGTCTGGCTGATTACGAAGCTGCTTTCACGACATTGTGGGGTGATTTTGTCTCGAAGTATGAAGCTCAGCTGGGTGGCAACTAG